One Coccinella septempunctata chromosome 1, icCocSept1.1, whole genome shotgun sequence DNA window includes the following coding sequences:
- the LOC123311892 gene encoding mucin-5AC-like → MMLSTRDFQWLFLIFGLTICITFASSKEIRVVCYYTNWSVYRPGTAKFSPQNINPYLCTHLIYAFGGFTKENTLKPFDKYQDIEKGGYAKFTGLKTYNKDLKTLLAIGGWNEASSRFSPMVASADRRKQLVKNSIKFLRQNNFDGLDLDWEYPAFREGGKARDRENYAKLVQELREEFERESEKTGRTRLLLTMAVPAGIEYINKGYDIPKLTKYLDWMNILSYDYHSAFEPAVNHHAPLYPLREATEYDYDAELNIDYTIKHYLEMGADPNKLVMGVPTYGRSYTLFNPDANAIGDPADGPGEMGEATRENGYLAYYEICENVKSNGWTVVQPNDKAMGPYAYKENQWVGYDDENIARRKAEYVAENGLGGIMFWAIDNDDFRGSCHGKPYPLIEAAKEALISASGLTDENLISPPSKPTKSKSRLRNRQKTTTEEPSTEKSEVAQKSNSSRRRNRLKSKANNRVSDSDSKSKSRRNEAKKAETSTYSSLKVITPAYTTPEPPSTPDQGGAFKCEDEGFFPHPKDCKKYFWCLSGPGELGIVAHQFTCPAGLFFNKAADSCDYSQNVLCNKKLSKTTSTTEGKKNVETVKTTTERISTTAATRRTTARTTTTTEEEYDDEYEYEDEEINDGKSDSEEDPRVIKELLDLIKKAGGIEELEKQLNIGHDEVKEGATTPSTRTKSIVEKFLTSRNNKNTSGTSKYTTINRNSRGPQNAGIEKDDEIPKKTDKRPQYTTISRKRPTPNKDETDDEENEEKEEKPAISKYATIRRSKEGLTIENRPIVDRNKILGEEDRDTEDSNRREVTVHTTPQYVNIRRQRPTTTTDQSSTAKYVSIRRSTTADSVKEEEKEEPTTSRNEASDSPITERTTPSLRYQTLNRQAITTTTEISSSTEPTTTREVPSTHQDINTTPDVPSTTFSRSTEVASTTTTEVTDEPSSSPSSTSAATSSTSTTSTEETKIQTTKSPVLFEPRPFSKSTISTTHKPVRTNIRSTASPTKVSDTTVRSRFRRPFVNKNIDNADGVSDNSVESESSTENVSTTRRILRNKSRFSRPDVAINEDSTAAAKPAFRQRIRPVSSSSTQKTISDNEQDEIQRKYRPLSLDDLSSLTAADITIQKGNRDGGFRRTRLRTTTTDTPEEVSTTKRKSFERSRISSTGRTTTSSSTTEKTFIDEEQNEIRFENRSRNSEKTTELPKVITTRRRTFYRPRISTVEPTSSEINNDLNDQIKSGTDEIQLGKQSRNESSGSEVVRRPVKRMRKVLKRLRTSTSSPSTPAVTHRGKSLSYADLDHDIVTTSEGSSSTPGLILVDADSNEASISDETIEEDENIKLSATNIRENSNINNGNAIYDIGFRKFKKAEIVFDKTRYGSKYDVEATTSTTTSTADYGSAKSRKFIRRFRPTVPTSQQESPTTKSYDESSTETKPGRGRKVIRRLRPNTKSFSDTNLDTSSEASLEKITKSYRAPQFIEKRRQYYNRDSIKITKNSNFNRKLTTEDSVSTQSVYNRFGNVKDTGTTSSLEETETNFETTTHRGTLRYVDIVRSTTSTESSADQTDENEKDRNRAFYFTTPHASTLADDSSEFSSTTNSEVTTFSSHYESRETEESTQNVSELSESKTEKMITQFEETPQKSLYETTETISSDTASPEFTTTPVEVSTFMDSKIVEDTAVSSDATDDIELLSTISPENETTNLTTEDVSTLSSTFETTTPTTTTEYTRKSTLRSSRLRPTYQIRRSTTSTTTKTPKESKVSDKSSKFFTRRKPSFRQKSTTEPNPSQEKPSEKPRRRYPFSKYGRVSTTASYTDVDQLETKTTTAENSSIESISEENVSSEKSQPNKQRQPNFFTKSTTEVYQTSTESNKSLKSDTAEKQKLRNKSLFSKKRKMNIPIYSSLEVKEEPTTEHYTTLYHVFAEPEVHENDTNIMMNNETNVNEEGRIEPLVEINRIIEVHIKNENDNSSGVNNEAKSIFDKIGAINRVTSIKVVDGNGTKIADLPLDQTSQRLAVVHDIIAQEKKNEAISEHRKERKFDFDVKGLPNNELKNGVQRPEIIDGISHIKVITPKPILSAEVSTIALEALFSTTEKSKVSEDKNSTSLAENELLDTEYSRFVNIRVIKPVDGRSLSDDVPADTPKVVKLLSSDEEVTMEAKVVEVTPKNLDQTIRIAPIQVAMARTIADTPIIGIKRLNEKISNTPFRSSLDSGEH, encoded by the exons GAATTGCGTGAGGAGTTCGAGAGAGAATCAGAAAAGACTGGAAGAACAAGATTGCTTCTAACCATGGCTGTACCAGCAGGTATTGAGTATATCAATAAAGGATACGATATACCTAAATTGACGAA ATACTTGGACTGGATGAATATCTTGAGTTACGATTATCATTCTGCCTTCGAGCCTGCTGTCAACCACCATGCACCCCTTTACCCTCTGAGGGAAGCCACCGAATACGATTATGATGCTGAGCTAAATATC GACTACACAATCAAACACTACCTCGAAATGGGTGCAGATCCGAATAAGTTGGTGATGGGTGTTCCAACATACGGAAGATCATACACCCTTTTTAATCCTGATGCAAACGCCATCGGAGATCCTGCGGATGGTCCTGGAGAAATGGGTGAAGCTACGAGAGAGAATGGTTACTTGGCCTACTACGAA ATCTGTGAAAATGTCAAATCCAACGGATGGACTGTTGTTCAACCTAACGATAAAGCGATGGGTCCATACGCTTACAAGGAAAATCAATGGGTTGGGTACGATGATGAGAATATAGCTAGAAGGAAGGCTGAATATGTTGCTGAGAATGGTTTGGGTGGAATTATGTTTTGGGCCATCGACAACGATGATTTCAGGGGAAGCTGCCATGGTAAACCATATCCGCTGATTGAAGCCGCTAAAGAAGCCCTTATTTCTGCCTCAGG gttgacagatgaaaatctcatttcACCCCCATCTAAGCCAACAAAATCGAAGAGTAGACTAAGAAATAGGCAGAAAACGACGACAGAAGAACCTTCAACAGAAAAGTCTGAAGTAGCTCAAAAATCGAACAGTTCACGAAGAAGGAATAG GCTCAAATCGAAGGCCAACAACAGAGTGTCTGACTCAGACAGCAAGTCTAAATCCAGGAGAAATGAAGCGAAGAAAGCGGAAACCTCAACCTATAGCAGTCTCAAGGTGATCACGCCTGCTTACACCACTCCTGAACCACCATCAACACCAGATCAAGGAGGAG CATTCAAATGTGAAGATGAGGGCTTCTTCCCGCATCCCAAGGACTGTAAGAAATATTTCTGGTGTCTCAGTGGTCCAGGGGAActgggaatagtagctcatcagTTCACTTGTCCAGCTG GACTATTCTTCAACAAAGCTGCAGATTCTTGCGATTATTCGCAAAATGTGTTGTGCAACAAGAAGCTCTCGAAGACGACAAGTACGACGGAAGGTAAAAAGAACGTGGAAACTGTGAAGACAACGACAGAAAGAATTTCAACGACAGCAGCAACTAGAAGAACAACAGCTAGGACAACTACCACTACTGAAGAAGAGTACGAT GATGAATATGAGTACGAAGATGAGGAAATAAATGATGGAAAATCAGATTCTGAGGAAGATCCAAGGGTGATTAAAGAACTTTTGGACCTCATAAAAAAAGCAG GCGGTATAGAGGAATTAGAGAAGCAGCTCAATATTGGTCACGACGAGGTGAAAGAAGGCGCCACTACACCTTCTACTAGAACTAAATCTATAGTAGAAAAGTTCCTGACTAGCAGAAACAACAAAAATACTTCAGGAACTAGCAA ATATACAACTATAAACCGAAACAGCAGAGGTCCCCAGAATGCTGGTATAGAAAAAGATGATGAAATTCCGAAGAAAACTGACAAAAGACCACAATACACCACAATATCGAGAAAAAGGCCCACACCAAATAAGGACGAAACTGATGATGAGGAAAACGAAGAGAAAGAAGAGAAGCCGGCTATTTCCAAATACGCAACTATACGAAGAAGTAAGGAAGGATTAACTATTGAAAATAG GCCAATTGTAGACCGAAATAAAATATTAGGTGAGGAAGATAGAGATACTGAGGATAGTAACAGAAGAGAGGTAACAGTGCACACTACACCACAATATGTAAATATAAGAAGACAAAGACCCACAACAACTACAGATCAGAGCTCGACTGCCAA GTATGTATCTATCAGAAGATCAACCACAGCGGATTCGGTTAAGGAGGAGGAGAAAGAAGAACCCACAACTTCCAG GAATGAAGCATCCGATTCTCCAATCACGGAGAGAACAACGCCTTCTTTGAG ATATCAAACGCTAAACCGTCAAGCAATCACGACCACAACAGAAATCTCTTCCTCTACTGAACCAACCACAACAAGAGAAGTTCCATCTACACATCAAGATATTAACACAACTCCAGACGTTCCCAGTACTACATTTTCAAGATCAACAGAAGTTGCCTCTACTACCACTACAGAAGTTACAGATGAGCCATCGTCATCGCCGAGCTCTACATCCGCTGCAACTTCTTCCACATCAACAACCAGCACCGAAGAAACGAAAATACAAACCACTAAATCCCCGGTTTTGTTTGAACCTAGACCGTTCTCGAAATCAACCATATCAACGACGCACAAACCCGTAAGAACAAATATCCGCTCAACAGCAAGTCCTACTAAGGTGAGTGACACAACAGTAAGATCTCGTTTCCGCAGACCATTCGTCAATAAAAATATAGATAACGCCGATGGTGTCAGCGATAATAGTGTGGAATCGGAAAGTAGCACTGAGAATGTAAGTACAACAAGACGCATCCTAAGGAATAAAAGTAGATTCTCAAGACCAGATGTAGCGATTAACGAAGACTCTACAGCTGCTGCCAAACCGGCATTCCGACAAAGAATACGTCCAGTATCTTCAAGCTCAACTCAGAAAACCATAAGTGATAATGAACAAGACgaaattcaaagaaaatatcGTCCGTTGAGTTTAGACGACCTTTCATCACTTACTGCAGCGGATATAACAATTCAAAAAGGAAACAGAGACGGTGGATTTAGAAGAACCAGGTTACGAACAACCACAACTGATACCCCTGAGGAAGTGTCGACTACAAAAAGAAAATCATTCGAAAGGAGCAGAATATCATCAACTGGCAGAACTACCACTTCCTCCAGCACCACTGAAAAAACATTCATCGATGAAGAACAAAACGAAATAAGGTTTGAAAACCGTTCCAGGaattcagaaaaaactactGAATTGCCTAAAGTTATAACTACAAGAAGGAGAACGTTCTATAGGCCTAGAATATCAACAGTTGAACCAACTAGCAGTGAAATAAACAATGATTTGAATGATCAGATCAAGTCTGGCACAGATGAGATACAACTGGGTAAGCAAAGCCGAAATGAATCCTCTGGTTCGGAAGTCGTAAGGAGGCCTGTTAAAAGAATGAGAAAAGTACTGAAGCGTTTAAGAACTTCCACATCATCTCCAAGTACTCCTGCTGTTACCCACAGAGGCAAATCTTTGTCGTATGCTGACTTAGACCATGATATTGTTACCACTTCGGAAGGATCATCATCGACACCTGGTTTAATCCTTGTCGACGCTGACTCAAATGAAGCCAGTATTTCCGATGAAACTATCGAAgaagatgaaaatataaaactatcagctacaaatatccGCGAAAATAGTAATATAAATAATGGCAATGCAATTTATGACATAGGTTTCCGGAAATTCAAAAAAGCAGAGATTGTATTCGACAAAACGCGTTACGGAAGCAAATATGATGTGGAGGCTACGACCTCGACTACAACATCTACAGCAGACTATGGTTCAGCTAAGAGTAGAAAATTCATTCGTCGGTTTAGACCTACAGTACCTACTTCTCAGCAGGAATCACCAACAACAAAATCATATGATGAGAGTAGCACAGAAACCAAACCAGGACGTGGTAGAAAAGTAATTCGTCGTTTGAGACCAAATACTAAATCATTTTCAGATACAAATCTAGATACATCATCCGAAGCTAGCCtagaaaaaataacaaagaGTTATCGAGCTCCACAATTTATCGAAAAGAGACGTCAGTACTACAATAGGGACAGTATCAAAATCACTAAAAATTCCAATTTCAATCGTAAATTAACTACAGAAGATTCAGTTTCTACACAGAGTGTATATAACCGATTTGGAAATGTTAAAGATACAGGTACAACATCCTCTTTGGAAGAGACTGAAACTAATTTTGAAACGACTACTCACCGAGGAACTTTGAGGTATGTCGACATAGTGAGATCCACAACTTCTACAGAGAGCAGCGCAGATCAGACAGATGAGAATGAAAAAGACAGGAACAGAGCATTTTATTTCACAACACCTCATGCTTCGACCTTGGCAGATGATTCGAGTGAGTTTTCATCTACTACGAATTCCGAAGTAACGACTTTTTCTTCTCATTATGAATCGAGAGAAACTGAAGAGAGTACTCAGAATGTTTCAGAACTAAGTGAAAGTAAAACAGAAAAAATGATTACTCAGTTTGAGGAAACTCCTCAAAAATCTCTTTATGAAACTACCGAGACTATTTCCTCCGATACTGCATCCCCTGAATTTACCACAACTCCTGTAGAAGTGAGCACTTTTATGGATTCGAAGATTGTTGAAGATACTGCAGTATCTTCTGATGCAACAGATGACATAGAACTACTTTCTACCATTAGTCCAGAGAATGAAACAACGAATTTGACCACTGAAGATGTATCTACTCTCTCCAGTACGTTTGAAACTACAACACCAACAACAACAACCGAGTATACAAGAAAGAGTACCTTACGTAGCTCAAGACTAAGACCAACCTACCAAATAAGAAGATCAACAACTTCAACAACCACAAAGACGCCGAAAGAAAGCAAAGTATCCGACAAATCATCAAAGTTCTTCACGCGTAGGAAGCCTTCTTTCAGACAGAAAAGTACAACCGAACCCAACCCATCCCAAGAGAAACCTTCAGAGAAACCAAGAAGAAGATATCCATTTTCGAAATATGGTAGAGTTTCAACAACAGCTTCATATACTGATGTGGATCAGTTGGAGACGAAAACCACAACGGCTGAAAATTCCTCAATAGAATCCATTTCGGAAGAGAATGTCAGTTCAGAAAAATCACAGCCTAATAAGCAAAGACAGCCTAATTTCTTCACTAAATCCACAACAGAAGTATATCAAACCAGTACAGAATCCAACAAATCCTTGAAATCTGACACGGCTGAGAAGCAGAAATTAAGGAATAAGTCGCTGTTTTCCAAAAAACGAAAGATGAACATACCTATATATTCCTCCTTAGAAGTAAAAGAGGAACCAACCACTGAACATTACACGACTCTATATCACGTTTTTGCCGAACCAGAAGTTCACGAAAATGACACAAATATAATGATGAACAACGAAACAAACGTGAATGAAGAAGGCAGGATCGAACCACTAGTGGAAATTAATAGAATCATAGAGGTGcacataaaaaatgaaaatgataacaGTAGTGGCGTGAACAATGAAGCCAAGAGTATCTTCGATAAAATTGGAGCTATCAATAGGGTGACATCTATAAAGGTAGTGGATGGCAATGGTACCAAAATAGCAGACTTACCGCTCGACCAAACCAGCCAAAGATTAGCTGTGGTTCATGATATAATCGCACAGGAAAAGAAAAACGAAGCCATATCGGAGCACCGAAAAGAGAGAAAGTTTGATTTTGACGTAAAAGGCCTTCCAAATAACGAACTTAAGAACGGCGTCCAACGCCCTGAGATAATTGACGGTATTTCCCATATTAAAGTTATAACTCCAAAGCCCATTCTATCAGCGGAAGTATCCACTATAGCCTTAGAAGCCCTATTCTCAACCACAGAAAAATCTAAGGTTTCTGaagacaaaaattcaacatctcTGGCAGAAAATGAGTTGTTAGACACAGAATACTCGAGGTTTGTGAATATAAGAGTAATAAAACCTGTTGATGGTCGAAGTTTAAGTGACGATGTGCCAGCGGATACCCCTAAGGTGGTCAAACTCCTTTCAAGTGATGAGGAGGTCACCATGGAAGCGAAAGTAGTTGAAGTTACTCCAAAAAATCTGGACCAAACCATACGAATTGCGCCCATTCAAGTAGCCATGGCACGAACTATCGCTGACACCCCTATCATAGGAATTAAAAGATTGAACGAAAAAATAAGCAATACACCTTTTAGGTCTTCATTAGATTCGGGTGAACATTGA
- the LOC123311882 gene encoding uncharacterized protein LOC123311882: MMDQALQSTNQQFLEDETTELGHIVFSLLQKAPLPSSVRPQKIISPNTTPPTIFSTVTSPRTRYISSTIPIIPTSTNRFSLRRPQAPYNQALKVSEGFTQYDEIASYLGKLPKYAKVILHSNGVIECLDQGNFPHPASCRKFISCAKMENERVLGWEYTCPKNLSFDPIGGICNWSAELGCDEK; encoded by the exons ATGATGGACCAAGCATTGCAATCGACGAATCAACAGTTTTTGGAGGATGAGACAACTGAACTGGGCCATATTGTATTCTCTCTTCTGCAGAAGGCACCTTTACCTTCCAGTGTGAGACCACAAAAAATCATCTCGCCCAATACTACTCCTCCAACAATATTTTCTACAG TCACGAGTCCAAGAACCAGATACATCTCTTCCACAATACCCATTATACCAACTTCAACCAACAGATTCTCGTTACGAAGACCTCAAGCCCCTTATAATCAGGCCCTCAAAGTTTCAGAGGGTTTTACACAGTACGATGAGATTGCGAGCTATCTTGGCAAACTACCGAAATACGCCAAGGTTATACTTCACTCAAACGGTGTGATCGAGTGTTTGGACCAAGGCAATTTTCCACATCCAGCGTCTTGTAGGAAATTCATATCTTGCGCTAAGATGGAGAATGAGAGGGTGTTAGGTTGGGAATACACCTGTCCCAAAAACTTGAGTTTCGATCCCATAGGTGGAATCTGCAATTGGTCTGCAGAACTGGGCTGCGATGAGAAATAG
- the LOC123311907 gene encoding trans-1,2-dihydrobenzene-1,2-diol dehydrogenase-like isoform X1: MDFCQSGQDSNDAFEEFRLNLCRFRWYNWDEMSKKMLLIILTRTQKVETINTLGMSVDRTLMVRMPPLRWGVVGAGRITHDFVTAVQIFPEEHTVVAVGSGIIARAENFAKEHNIPKAYDEYGSIAKDKDIDVVYIGNLNPQHYCTVKMMLENGKPVLCEKPLTLNEKLTTDLVNLARCKQVFLMEAVWSRCFPAYRKLEELIADGNIGEVLYLNVNFGFDLQNKERVKNKDLGGGAILDIGVYCLQFQQFVFRGLQPTKMVVNGSLTQDGVDGTTGALISYPGGKLASITCSAEVKMPNEAIIVGTKGTLRIPNFWCPTEIKAEDQTYKFDLPQSRVKFNHMNSAGLSYEAMEVKRCLEEGELESNKITLDETIQLARFMDTMRKAVGLQFPEDFD; encoded by the exons ATGGATTTCTGTCAGAGTGGGCAAGATTCTAACGACGCT TTCGAAGAATTCAGACTGAACTTGTGTAGATTCAGGTGGTACAATTGGGACGAAATGAGTAAAAAGATGCTATTGATCATTTTAACTCGCACCCAAAAAGTTGAAACTATCAATACTTTGGGCATGTCTGTTGATAGAACACTGATGGTCAGG ATGCCTCCTTTACGTTGGGGTGTTGTAGGAGCAGGAAGAATCACTCACGATTTCGTCACAGCAGTACAAATTTTTCCGGAAGAACATACAGTGGTTGCAGTTGGAAGTGGCATTATAGCAAGAGCTGAAAATTTTGCGAAAGAGCACAATATTCCGAAAGCATATGATGAATATGGTTCAATTGCAAAGGATAAGGATATTG ATGTTGTTTACATTGGCAACCTCAACCCACAACATTACTGCACTGTGAAAATGATGCTGGAAAATGGAAAACCCGTCTTGTGCGAAAAACCACTTACCTTAAACGAGAAGCTAACAACGGATTTGGTGAATCTTGCAAGGTGCAAACAAGTTTTTCTCATGGAAGCTGTTTGGTCAAGATGCTTTCCCGCCTATCGGAAGTTGGAAGAGCTTATCGCAGATGGAAACATTGGAGAGGTATTGTACCTCAACGTCAATTTCGGTTTCGATCTTCAGAATAAAGAGAGAGTCAA GAATAAGGACCTGGGTGGAGGAGCCATTTTGGACATCGGCGTTTACTGTCTTCAGTTTCAACAGTTCGTTTTTCGAGGATTACAGCCTACCAAGATGGTTGTTAATGGTTCCCTCACACAAGACGGAGTTGACGGCACTACTGGAGCTTTGATCTCCTATCCTGGTGGTAAATTGGCTTCGATAACTTGTTCAGCTGAAGTGAAGATGCCGAATGAAGCAATTATAGTTGGCACTAAGGGAACTCTTAGGATTCCAAACTTCTGGTGCCCGACGGAAATTAAAGCCGAGGATCAAACCTATAAGTTCGATCTGCCTCAAAGCAGAGTGAAGTTCAATCATATGAACAGCGCGGGATTGTCTTACGAAGCGATGGAAGTCAAGCGATGTTTGGAAGAAG GTGAGCTGGAGAGTAACAAAATCACTTTGGACGAAACGATACAGCTAGCCAGGTTCATGGATACAATGAGGAAAGCAGTTGGCTTGCAGTTTCCAGAAGATTTCGATTGA
- the LOC123311907 gene encoding trans-1,2-dihydrobenzene-1,2-diol dehydrogenase-like isoform X2: MPPLRWGVVGAGRITHDFVTAVQIFPEEHTVVAVGSGIIARAENFAKEHNIPKAYDEYGSIAKDKDIDVVYIGNLNPQHYCTVKMMLENGKPVLCEKPLTLNEKLTTDLVNLARCKQVFLMEAVWSRCFPAYRKLEELIADGNIGEVLYLNVNFGFDLQNKERVKNKDLGGGAILDIGVYCLQFQQFVFRGLQPTKMVVNGSLTQDGVDGTTGALISYPGGKLASITCSAEVKMPNEAIIVGTKGTLRIPNFWCPTEIKAEDQTYKFDLPQSRVKFNHMNSAGLSYEAMEVKRCLEEGELESNKITLDETIQLARFMDTMRKAVGLQFPEDFD; the protein is encoded by the exons ATGCCTCCTTTACGTTGGGGTGTTGTAGGAGCAGGAAGAATCACTCACGATTTCGTCACAGCAGTACAAATTTTTCCGGAAGAACATACAGTGGTTGCAGTTGGAAGTGGCATTATAGCAAGAGCTGAAAATTTTGCGAAAGAGCACAATATTCCGAAAGCATATGATGAATATGGTTCAATTGCAAAGGATAAGGATATTG ATGTTGTTTACATTGGCAACCTCAACCCACAACATTACTGCACTGTGAAAATGATGCTGGAAAATGGAAAACCCGTCTTGTGCGAAAAACCACTTACCTTAAACGAGAAGCTAACAACGGATTTGGTGAATCTTGCAAGGTGCAAACAAGTTTTTCTCATGGAAGCTGTTTGGTCAAGATGCTTTCCCGCCTATCGGAAGTTGGAAGAGCTTATCGCAGATGGAAACATTGGAGAGGTATTGTACCTCAACGTCAATTTCGGTTTCGATCTTCAGAATAAAGAGAGAGTCAA GAATAAGGACCTGGGTGGAGGAGCCATTTTGGACATCGGCGTTTACTGTCTTCAGTTTCAACAGTTCGTTTTTCGAGGATTACAGCCTACCAAGATGGTTGTTAATGGTTCCCTCACACAAGACGGAGTTGACGGCACTACTGGAGCTTTGATCTCCTATCCTGGTGGTAAATTGGCTTCGATAACTTGTTCAGCTGAAGTGAAGATGCCGAATGAAGCAATTATAGTTGGCACTAAGGGAACTCTTAGGATTCCAAACTTCTGGTGCCCGACGGAAATTAAAGCCGAGGATCAAACCTATAAGTTCGATCTGCCTCAAAGCAGAGTGAAGTTCAATCATATGAACAGCGCGGGATTGTCTTACGAAGCGATGGAAGTCAAGCGATGTTTGGAAGAAG GTGAGCTGGAGAGTAACAAAATCACTTTGGACGAAACGATACAGCTAGCCAGGTTCATGGATACAATGAGGAAAGCAGTTGGCTTGCAGTTTCCAGAAGATTTCGATTGA
- the LOC123307209 gene encoding uncharacterized protein LOC123307209 has protein sequence MSATAVSSYYLWMDYGIEFLKHHSVTIFLSPWILATMFTETFLIRPTVKFLQRDHFWDIETASKSTRVEIERSIKIKRIETIWYLIQCMITGFLCPLIAQIFGHIVYSDITYVTEYYSGSTFSKVIFCGVLHIAHQIITFYSISSYMMLKYIVQSVIIQLYILADFLSQADDYEKNDCSSIREHLKICASHHIIILRLMKIVQDVCYCPILYLLVCGQLVLLCCSIFLYYH, from the exons ATGTCTGCCACTGCCGTCAGTAGTTATTACTTGTGGATGGACTATGGTATAGAGTTTTTGAAACACCACTCCGTCACCATTTTCCTGTCACCATGG ATCTTGGCTACAATGTTTAcggaaacttttttgattcgACCGACAGTGAAGTTTCTGCAGCGAGATCATTTCTGGGATATAGAAACTGCCTCCAAGTCCACGCGTGTGGAAATAGAAAGAAGTATAAAAATCAAACGTATCGAGACCATCTGGTATCTGATCCAGTGTATGATAACAGGATTTTTATGCCCACTGATTGCTCAAATTTTTGGGCACATCGTTTATTCGGACATAACATACGTGACTGAATACTATTCAGGATCTACATTCTCGAAAGTCATATTTTGTGGAGTTCTACATATAGCGCATCAAATAATCACATTTTATTCGATTTCGTCATATATGATGCTGAAATACATAGTACAATCTGTAATCATCCAGTTGTATATTTTAGCCGATTTCCTGAGCCAAGCTGACGATTATGAAAAGAATGATTGTTCGTCGATACGGGAACATCTGAAAATCTGCGCCTCTCATCATATAATTATTCTGAG ATTGATGAAAATTGTTCAGGATGTTTGTTATTGCCCTATTCTATATTTGTTGGTCTGTGGACAACTTGTTCTCTtatgttgttcaatttttttatactAC CATTAG